The following are from one region of the bacterium genome:
- a CDS encoding TIGR00282 family metallophosphoesterase: protein MMKENEAWTLLFIADIIGKPGLEIVARLLPGLQQQYQPDLVIANGENAAEGKGITAALAKQYRALGIDVITGGNHTWENPEVFKVWQKDEELSSRVLRPANYPPPNPGRGYTLVDIEEGIKAAVINLQGRTYLYAIDCPFRTADEILRRIDRQASVVIVDFHAEATAEKMALAWHLDGRVSAVIGTHTHVPTADEQILPGGTAYLTDLGMTGPFDSVIGMKKETAIKRFMRGVPMRFEVASGNVRLCGALIRISKETMKAVSIERLFLQ, encoded by the coding sequence ATGATGAAAGAAAACGAAGCGTGGACGCTCCTCTTTATCGCGGATATTATCGGCAAGCCCGGCTTGGAGATTGTCGCCCGCCTGTTGCCCGGATTGCAGCAGCAGTATCAGCCGGATCTGGTCATCGCCAACGGTGAAAACGCCGCGGAAGGCAAGGGTATCACTGCCGCGCTCGCCAAACAATATCGCGCGCTCGGCATCGATGTCATTACCGGCGGCAACCACACGTGGGAAAATCCGGAAGTCTTCAAGGTCTGGCAAAAGGACGAGGAGCTGAGCAGCCGCGTGCTGCGGCCGGCGAATTACCCGCCGCCCAATCCCGGGCGCGGCTACACGCTGGTTGATATCGAAGAAGGCATCAAAGCCGCGGTGATCAATCTGCAGGGCCGCACCTATCTGTACGCGATCGACTGCCCGTTCCGCACGGCGGATGAAATCCTGCGCCGCATCGACCGCCAGGCCAGCGTCGTGATCGTCGATTTTCACGCCGAAGCCACCGCCGAAAAGATGGCATTGGCCTGGCATCTGGACGGCCGCGTCAGCGCCGTCATCGGCACGCACACCCACGTGCCGACCGCGGATGAGCAGATTCTGCCCGGCGGCACGGCATATCTCACCGACCTGGGCATGACCGGCCCATTCGACTCGGTGATCGGCATGAAAAAAGAAACCGCCATCAAGCGGTTCATGCGAGGCGTGCCCATGCGTTTCGAAGTCGCCAGCGGCAATGTCCGGTTGTGCGGCGCCCTGATCCGCATCAGCAAAGAGACGATGAAGGCGGTCAGCATCGAACGGTTGTTTCTGCAGTAG